The following nucleotide sequence is from uncultured Roseateles sp..
CAGGTCCTGCCCGGTGATGGCGGCCGCGGCGGGCGACAGCAAAAAACTGACCAGCGCGGCAATCTCGTCGGGTCGTATCAGCCGGCCGATGGGCGGCTGCTGAGGGCTTTGGCTCTGCCGGGCCGGATCGGCCAGCATGGCGGTCTGGGTGGCTGCCGGCGAGACCACGTTGACGGTGACGCCCTGGGCCACCACCTCGGCCGCCCAGCTGCGCGCCAGCGCGATCAGCGCGGCCTTGGTGGCGGCGTACTGGCTGCGGCCGGCCTTGCCCTGGGCAACGCGGCTGCCCAGCAGCACGACGCGGCCTTGGGCCGCCGCCGCCATCGCCGGCACCAGCGCATTGGCCAGGCGCTCGGCGGCGCCCACATGCAGGCGCCACATCAGCTCGCCATCGGCGGCCTGCAGCTCGCCCAGCGGACCTACGCGCAACACGCCGGCCGCGTGGACCAGG
It contains:
- a CDS encoding SDR family oxidoreductase, producing MPNDRRAVVTGGSSGIGRAIAEALLAEGWSVYGLDIAAPAIRHPHFEAITVDLGDAAALDAAAAGLLGSGGVQALVHAAGVLRVGPLGELQAADGELMWRLHVGAAERLANALVPAMAAAAQGRVVLLGSRVAQGKAGRSQYAATKAALIALARSWAAEVVAQGVTVNVVSPAATQTAMLADPARQSQSPQQPPIGRLIRPDEIAALVSFLLSPAAAAITGQDLQICGGASLSR